The Deltaproteobacteria bacterium DNA window AGCTGCCGACTGGGTCCTCGACATCGGACCAGGTGCCGGTCATCTCGGCGGGCGTATCGTGGCGCAGGGCACCCCGGCAGAGATTAGGCGCAATCCCCACTCGCTGACTGGTCGGTACCTAAGTGGCAAAGAGACGATAGCTGTACCCACGAAACGGCGTGTGCCACCGTCAGGGCGGAAAGACGAGGGCTGGGTGACGGTCGTCGGTGCTACGGAGAACAATCTGCGCGATGTGACGGCACGCTTTCCACTAGGGCTGATGACCTGTGTCACCGGAGTCTCCGGCGCTGGCAAGTCCAGTTTGATCAACCAAATTCTCTATCCCGCGCTGTCGCGCCAGCTTCACGACGCCGATATTGAGGTGGGTGCGCACAAATCCATCACGGGACTTGATCAACTGGATAAGGTGATCAATATCGATCAGCGCCCCATTGGGCGGACGCCGCGCAGCAATCCAGCGACTTATACAAAATTATTTGATTTAGTCCGCGACTTTTATGCATTATTGCCAGAAGCCAGAGCCCGCGGCTATCAGAAGGGGCGATTTTCCTTTAACGTCAAAGGTGGCCGCTGCGAGGCCTGTCAGGGTGATGGTTATCTGACGGTCGAGATGCACTTTCTGGCTGACATCCTAGTCCCTTGCGAGACGTGTAAGGGCCGACGCTTCAACGAATCCACGCTGCAAATCAAGTACAAGGACTATTCGATTGCCGATGTTCTCGATATGTCGGTGGCCGAGGCCGAGCGCTTATTCGAGCATCATCCCAAAATTGCCAAGGTGCTGAAGACGCTGATAGACGTCGGTCTTTCCTATATCAAGCTAGGTCAGCCAGCGACGACCCTATCCGGTGGCGAGGCACAGCGTATCAAGCTGGCCAAAGAATTAGCCCGCGCTGATACCGGACACACTCTTTACATCCTCGATGAACCGACCACCGGACTCCACTTTGATGACATCCGTAAACTACTTGTTGTCCTCGAGCGTTTAGTCGCGGCAGGTAACACGGTCGTGGTCATTGAGCACAATCTCGACGTCATCAAGACGGCTGATTGGATCATCGATATGGGACCGGAGGGTGGTTTCCGCGGTGGCCAAATTATTGCTCAAGGTACACCTGAGGATGTCGCTAAGGTGAAGAAGAGCTATACGGGTAACTTCTTGGCGCGCATGGTGGCAAAAAGGTAGTGCCGGCAAATTTATAGAGAGTCGGTGACTAATAAATCTCTTCAATCGTGGCGAGGCCACCGGTCCAGGAAAACATAGCTGCTGTTCCGACACTTGCAACGCGTGGTTGGATGGCCCAGTTTCCAGCCCCGAGCTCAGAGATTAAAATGCGGCAATATGGCGCAAATTGATACTCGGGGGTTACGTTTGCGTGCTGAGAGCTACACATTTCATAATCAGTGCCATTAACACTAATCCCGAACTTTGCGCCGAACTGTATGCCACCCGAGTTTGTTAGTTTAAAACTCGCGAAGCTGACCGTTATCAAGAGCTTCGAGGTTGCAGAAGTCTTGGGGTAAGTGAAGCCACTAGATACGTTGGTGTAGGTTGTAGAAGTGAGGTTGTTATTAGCAACATCCAGAAGATTCTGGGTAAATACTTGCCGGTGGCGTGGGATTTCAACGATAGGCTGGCCGGGAGTGAATAGCGGGATTCTCAGAGATTGGAAGCATGACGCTACGCCATCTCTGGCTATGCATCGTCCCAAAGCACTGTTGGGAGCGGCGCCATCGACGCCTCTAACGATGGATAATTTGGGCGGGGGTACGGCGTCTCCCGTCGCGGTCCGCACCAAACCTACGTTTAAGCGCATAGTCTGTGGATAGTCGGTCGAGATTTTGACCTCGGCTTTACTGTCCAAAGTTTCGACCGTGGTGCCCTGTGCTGCTGCGCCAGTCTCGTCGGTGACGTCCCACTTGACCCCTGATTTATTGAAGTCGTCGGTGGATAGAATGTTACCGTCATGGGTCTGAAGTTGGCAGAGTATACTGACCTGACTGCCCTCTCGCGCGTAATCATTCCAGCCGCATGTGAGATAGGAACCAGTTACCGGTATGGGCTCAATGGCTGGGGGCGGTCCGGGTGTCGGGGCAGGTGAGGGCTCCGAGGGTTTACTGCCTGTCAGACCGTTGCCGAGATTGCTACGGTTACACGATAGCAGAGCTAGAGCAGTCACAATCCAGGCGGTGATCCTCAATATTGAATTGGACTGCATGACTGGCAAAACTCCGTAGCAACGATGGCAACTAAATTTGTGTTTCCCATCATCTTGGAGATCGGACGAAAAAGATGAGATCTGAGCGGATAGATTTTGGTGACTAAGCAACCGGCGAGATATTCCTAAAACAATCTGTGAGTTTGACTACTAGACTTTGACGCAGGCTATGGGCACTAACTTAGCCACCTTGCGGGACACAGGTGTTTCTTTTCACTCAAGCATCTGACTCATTTTGCACACTAATAACATTTTCGTTTGCATAAACCATCGCCAGTGTTACACGCGATTTGGTGACTATGTTGTCGTTATTTTCACTGGGAACTGCCATCATATTATCGCTAACCACGAGTGCTGTTTTGGCCGCATCTCCCGACGCTGATTCAGTAACAACTGACTTACAAGGCACTTGGATTTTGGGCTGTCAGTCCTATGAACCAAGCACGTCGTGGCCACCAGATGAGTCTCGTAGTGCTAAATGGACTTATACCTTTGTTGGGGATGAGTTTAAGTGGCTAGAAGAGGAGTTTAGTGATGCGGCGTGTAAAGTACCGCTGATGAATCAGATTATTGAGGGTAAATTCGTCATCGGCGAGGCCATTACCAGTCTAGATAACGTCTTTGCCTTCGATATGGTAAACGTGAGGGATACATTCACTCTGATGGATCCGAGCAAACGCGTATACGATTATTGTCGCGGCGGTGACTATGTGCTAACCGGCACATCTGCTTGTGACTATGACAATACCTACCAGATTATTCGTGTCGAAGGAAATAAGCTTCGCTTTGGACGCTTCACGGATATGCATGATGGCAACACTCCCGTGACGCGTCCGCTGTACTTGAGCACGCGTGTATTTACAAGACCCTGAGGCGAAGGACGCCTGAGTTTAGACTCAGGCGTCACATGGTTAGTTGTTTAGGCCCAATTAAGCTGAGATGGGTGCGCCACGAGAATAGTTTTGCGGTAAATAACTGCTTTATTCACCGCGTTATTTGCGGTAAATATAGATCTTATTCACCGCAAAAAGGTCTTAACATGTCGGTACGGTACATTTATCAGCGTCAAGGTTGGCCAAAATTCACTTGGAATATTGAGGGCATAATTACTAAGGTCTCAACCATCCGCCTACAACAGGGGCGGCTTGTGGGGCGGATGCTTGCCTTGGGTTTCCCCTACGCGGACGAAGCTTCCTTAGATATGGTGTCAGACAATATTGTTAAGAGTAGCGCCATCGAAGGTGAACACTTGGACTTGAGCCAGGTACGTTCTTCGGTAGCACGCCAGCTCGGCGTTGAAGTTGCAGGATTAAAAGAATCCGGTCGGTACGTTGACGGCGTGGTTGCGATGACGCTCGATGCCACGCAGATGTATGATAAACCGCTCACGCAAGATCGCCTGTTCGGCTGGCATGCTGCGCTTTTTCCTGCCCCTTATTCCAGCACCCGACGCATCAAAGTGGCAGCCTGGCGCGAAGACAAAAATGGACCGATGCAGGTAATTTCTGGTGTTGTGGGCAAGGAGCAAGTGCATTTTGAAGCACCACCGGCGAAATGTGTCGACAGTGAAATGCAAAGGTTTTTGGCTTGGTTTAACGCTAGTGGCAATTTGGAACCTGTGATTAAGGCAGGTATGGCTCACCTGTGGTTTGTCACGATTCATCCCTTTGATGATGGCAACGGGCGCATTGCACGTGCCATCACAGATATGTGTTTGGCGCAGTCAGAGCAATGTTCGCGGCGATTTTATAGTCTATCCAATCAATTTCTCAATTTCCGCAACGATTACTACAACGAGCTCGAGCATGCACAAAAAGGGACACTGGATATTTCTCGTTGGCTCGAGTGGTTTCTTGAGATGCTGGCGACAGCAATAACCGGTGCGGAAGCTAAATTAAGCCACGTACTCCTGAAAGGTGAATTTTGGCACCGATTCCGTAATGTGCCGCTAAATGCTAGGCAGATTCTTGTGGTAAACCGACTTTTGGATGGTTTTGACGGCAATCTTACTACATTGAAGTATTCCAAACTTGTTAAGTGTTCGACTGACACGGCCTTGCGCGATGTGACGGAACTCATTGCATTTGGGTTGGTTAGAAAAAAGCCTGCCGGTGGACGTAGCACTGCATATGAACTAATCATGGATAAACGAACCTGAATCACGGACGAGATACCAAGAATCGCTCCATTTAATTCCTCTTTAGTTGTTTAGATGTGATGGTTAGCGCCCATATTTTAAGCGCAAATCAGAAAATATTTCTCAGATAGAATGCCAGGTGCCGGTGATGGTGGTTCGCCGATGGTCCCAAGGGGAATTAGGCCTGAGTTTAAGCTCAGGCGTCACATGGTTTCCGATCTCGTTAATAATCACCCACAGCAGCGCATACACCTGACGCAGCGTTCGTCTGTGTGCTGGCTCCAGGTGGAGCGTGCATTGAGTAATTGACGGCGGCGTCGCTTGGATAGATGTAGTGGTATGACCTTGTCGTTCGCGGATTGCTGCGTCTTATCCATTTCAATTAATGCCCGTTCCAGGAAAATGACAAAATGTCTTGGGATTGACTTATCTTGGCGCATCGATGCGACACAATCTTGAAAACATGACCAATGCTGGAACATCAGAATCGTACTGATCAGATCGCGCGCAGATTGTGGTTGATCCTCGTCGGGTATCGTAGCGAGCAACGCCGTAAGGTGTCGGGTGAATGACTGCGCCGCATGGTTAAAGTTCGGGTCGTCGAGAGACGAGAGAGCGTCTCCTAGTTGACGCATGAATTCTGCGCATAGCTCCGGATTTTTCATCATGAAATGGTCGAAGCTAGCTGCAACGATACGTTGGCTTGCGGCATCAGACCCTAGCACATAGGTAAGGTTCTCAATCAGAAACTGGCGCGCTGTCGTATCGTCTTCGTGTTCAAAAACAAGATTCAACAAATGATCAAGTACGCTGCGGCCAAAACGGCTCATGAAGCGGCTGATAAACGCGTGGTGGTCATGCCCATGCTCATAAAGCGCAAAAAAATGAAACAGGCACAACTT harbors:
- a CDS encoding Fic family protein, coding for MSVRYIYQRQGWPKFTWNIEGIITKVSTIRLQQGRLVGRMLALGFPYADEASLDMVSDNIVKSSAIEGEHLDLSQVRSSVARQLGVEVAGLKESGRYVDGVVAMTLDATQMYDKPLTQDRLFGWHAALFPAPYSSTRRIKVAAWREDKNGPMQVISGVVGKEQVHFEAPPAKCVDSEMQRFLAWFNASGNLEPVIKAGMAHLWFVTIHPFDDGNGRIARAITDMCLAQSEQCSRRFYSLSNQFLNFRNDYYNELEHAQKGTLDISRWLEWFLEMLATAITGAEAKLSHVLLKGEFWHRFRNVPLNARQILVVNRLLDGFDGNLTTLKYSKLVKCSTDTALRDVTELIAFGLVRKKPAGGRSTAYELIMDKRT